A genomic segment from Saprospiraceae bacterium encodes:
- a CDS encoding helix-turn-helix domain-containing protein, protein MNATANAKTWENTSLPFSDPEEKIMSVGDLADEVGVSIHAVYAWIRRGKLKNRKVGRTTIFLRSETYQALKGTKYELAR, encoded by the coding sequence ATGAATGCAACTGCAAACGCGAAAACTTGGGAAAACACTTCTTTACCATTCTCCGATCCGGAAGAAAAAATAATGTCCGTAGGAGATTTAGCAGATGAGGTAGGGGTATCTATACATGCGGTATATGCCTGGATTAGGAGAGGCAAGCTAAAGAATCGAAAGGTAGGCCGCACGACTATTTTTCTACGCTCTGAAACTTACCAAGCATTAAAAGGAACCAAGTATGAGCTTGCAAGATAA
- a CDS encoding helix-turn-helix domain-containing protein, translating into MSLQDKLILSTIDMDELTNRITSAVLDALADLPQQNANAVINEDPQFLKPTAAGKLIGYGKDFIYKLIKEGLINAYYPGSDVVVLKSELLEYMERKKIEKVKLLKKVS; encoded by the coding sequence ATGAGCTTGCAAGATAAATTGATTCTCTCTACCATTGATATGGACGAACTGACTAACCGGATTACAAGTGCGGTCCTGGATGCTTTAGCCGACTTACCCCAGCAAAATGCAAACGCTGTAATAAATGAAGACCCGCAATTTCTGAAACCAACCGCAGCGGGTAAGCTGATTGGATACGGCAAAGATTTTATTTACAAACTTATAAAGGAAGGACTGATAAACGCTTACTACCCAGGTTCGGACGTAGTTGTATTGAAAAGCGAGTTGCTAGAGTATATGGAGCGGAAGAAAATTGAGAAGGTAAAACTTCTTAAGAAAGTATCATAA